One region of Chryseobacterium sp. C-71 genomic DNA includes:
- a CDS encoding bifunctional 4-hydroxy-2-oxoglutarate aldolase/2-dehydro-3-deoxy-phosphogluconate aldolase has translation MTKIQLVTNTIIDQGALPLYYNADETVTLEILKSLYKAGIRAVEYTSRGAAALSNFTKMVEVRNAEMPEMLLGIGTIKNVKQAEEYYRAGADFFISPGFVAEVAAFLIPKDLLYSPGCMTPTEIIAAETAGVTFIKLFPGNALGPGFMSAIKDVFPNLKFMPTGGVDTTKESIESWFKAGVSAVGMGSKLVSKELMLAKDYATIEIETKKVLDIIQTLK, from the coding sequence ATGACAAAAATTCAATTGGTTACAAACACCATTATTGATCAGGGAGCTTTGCCTCTGTATTACAATGCTGATGAAACGGTAACTTTAGAAATATTAAAATCGCTTTACAAAGCAGGAATCCGTGCGGTAGAATATACCAGCCGTGGAGCAGCTGCGTTGAGCAATTTCACAAAAATGGTAGAAGTTCGTAATGCAGAAATGCCTGAAATGCTTCTCGGTATCGGAACTATTAAAAATGTAAAACAAGCAGAAGAATATTACAGGGCAGGAGCAGATTTCTTTATCAGTCCGGGGTTTGTGGCGGAAGTTGCAGCATTTTTAATTCCGAAAGACTTATTGTACAGTCCGGGTTGTATGACACCTACCGAAATTATTGCGGCGGAAACTGCTGGGGTAACTTTCATTAAATTATTCCCAGGAAATGCTTTGGGACCAGGATTTATGAGTGCCATCAAAGATGTTTTCCCGAATCTGAAATTTATGCCGACCGGAGGGGTTGATACCACGAAGGAAAGCATTGAAAGCTGGTTTAAGGCCGGAGTTTCTGCTGTAGGAATGGGAAGCAAGCTGGTAAGCAAAGAATTAATGCTTGCGAAAGACTATGCGACAATAGAAATTGAAACCAAAAAAGTGCTGGATATCATTCAGACTTTAAAATAA
- a CDS encoding gluconate 5-dehydrogenase: MNLFDLSGKVAVVTGGTHGLGMAMAEGLASAGAELAITSTTPSKLDEALEYYRSKGYNATGYLFDVTDELEAAQKVALMLATHGKIDILVNNAGIIKRVPALEMDVADFRKVIDVDLTGPFIMSQLVGKHMIKRQSGKIINICSMMSELGRDNVVAYASAKGGLKMLTKNLATEWAKHNIQVNGIGPGYFATTQTEPIRVDGHPFNEFIISRTPEGRWGNPEDLAGTAIFLASDASKFINGHIIYVDGGILATIGKPANE, encoded by the coding sequence ATGAATTTATTCGATTTATCCGGAAAAGTAGCTGTTGTAACAGGCGGTACTCACGGATTAGGAATGGCAATGGCTGAAGGCCTTGCCTCTGCAGGTGCTGAACTGGCAATCACAAGTACAACTCCCTCAAAATTAGATGAAGCCTTAGAATATTATCGCAGTAAAGGATATAACGCTACAGGTTATCTTTTTGATGTGACAGACGAGCTTGAAGCCGCTCAGAAAGTAGCATTAATGCTTGCTACACATGGGAAAATAGACATCTTAGTCAACAATGCGGGAATCATTAAACGTGTTCCGGCTTTGGAAATGGATGTTGCAGACTTTAGAAAAGTAATCGATGTAGATCTTACCGGTCCTTTCATCATGTCTCAACTGGTTGGGAAACACATGATCAAAAGACAATCCGGTAAAATCATTAATATTTGCTCTATGATGAGCGAGCTTGGCCGTGATAATGTAGTGGCATACGCTTCTGCAAAGGGCGGACTGAAAATGCTTACCAAAAATTTAGCAACAGAATGGGCAAAACACAATATTCAGGTGAATGGTATCGGTCCCGGATATTTTGCGACGACCCAGACAGAACCCATCAGAGTAGATGGTCATCCGTTTAACGAATTTATCATCAGTAGAACTCCGGAAGGAAGATGGGGGAACCCTGAAGATCTTGCAGGGACAGCTATTTTCTTAGCTTCAGACGCAAGTAAATTTATCAACGGACACATTATCTATGTGGATGGAGGTATTTTGGCGACCATCGGGAAACCTGCTAATGAATAA
- a CDS encoding sugar kinase, producing the protein MANKILTFGEVIMRLSPPGNKTMKQSHEMEFFFGGTELNVASSLATMGCDVTHISNVSDDFVGESALSFIKSFGIDTTFINKNEHPLGLYFLEVGASVRASRIAYNRLNGSFANIKPKQIDWKKALEGCDYFHWTGISPGISEGAYETLKEGLLTAREMGIEVTTDPAYRSNLWKYGKNGNEVLKELVSYSTIFIGGVNEINEILGTQFSSDQQGFMEACEELKKQCPSIHKIFDKIRIGVTASSQQTQGRALINGNYFETKFLEIDNVVDRIGTGDAFAAGLIYGLLNFDDEKALNFANAACAIKHTILGDINYCSAEDILEVMVGNSGGRIKR; encoded by the coding sequence ATGGCTAACAAAATACTTACTTTCGGTGAAGTAATCATGAGGCTTTCACCTCCCGGAAATAAAACAATGAAACAGAGCCACGAGATGGAATTCTTTTTCGGCGGAACTGAGCTCAACGTAGCTTCTTCATTGGCAACAATGGGTTGCGACGTAACGCACATCAGCAATGTATCTGATGATTTTGTGGGAGAATCAGCATTATCTTTCATCAAAAGTTTTGGGATCGACACGACTTTCATCAATAAAAATGAACATCCTTTAGGTTTATATTTCCTTGAAGTCGGAGCATCCGTTCGTGCAAGCAGAATTGCTTACAACAGACTGAACGGTTCTTTTGCCAACATCAAACCAAAACAGATCGACTGGAAAAAAGCCCTTGAAGGTTGCGACTATTTCCACTGGACAGGCATCAGTCCCGGAATTTCCGAAGGTGCTTATGAAACTTTGAAAGAAGGTTTGTTGACCGCCAGAGAAATGGGAATTGAAGTAACAACCGATCCTGCTTACCGTTCCAACCTTTGGAAATACGGTAAAAATGGAAACGAAGTTTTAAAGGAATTGGTTTCTTACTCAACGATTTTCATCGGTGGAGTGAATGAGATCAATGAAATTTTGGGAACTCAGTTTTCATCAGATCAGCAAGGTTTCATGGAAGCTTGTGAAGAATTAAAAAAGCAATGTCCTTCCATTCATAAAATTTTCGACAAAATAAGAATCGGGGTTACGGCAAGTTCTCAGCAAACGCAGGGAAGGGCATTGATCAACGGAAATTATTTTGAAACCAAATTTTTAGAAATAGACAACGTTGTCGACAGAATCGGGACAGGAGATGCTTTTGCAGCAGGTTTAATTTATGGTTTATTAAATTTCGATGACGAAAAAGCTTTAAATTTTGCCAACGCAGCCTGTGCCATCAAACACACCATTTTAGGCGACATCAATTACTGCAGCGCAGAAGATATCCTCGAAGTAATGGTCGGAAATTCCGGAGGACGCATCAAAAGGTAA
- the uxaC gene encoding glucuronate isomerase: MKSFITDQFLLQNKYAEELYFNFAEKQPIIDYHNHLIPKDIAEDTVFENISKVWIAGDHYKWRAMRTMGVNERFITGDATDKEKFEAWAKTVPYTLRNPLYHWTHLELKRYFGIDELLNEKNASDIYDNITAQLQTPEKSTRGLLKMMNVESLCTTEDPIDVLNYHQDLAKSDFSIKVSTAFRPDKAILIENHNFADYISKLGESAGIEINSYQTLCDALIKRIEYFHENGCRLCDHGLNNISFEEASEAEVSAIFNDKISGKVIAEKQVNQFKTAILLFLGETYHKFGWVQQFHLGALRNNNERMHRILGPDTGWDSIGDFVQAETLSKLLNALDGKDKLTKTILYNLNPADNEIFATMIGNFNDGSIKGKVQFGSGWWFLDQKDGMIKQMNALSNMGLISCFVGMLTDSRSFLSYPRHEYFRRVLCNLFGEEMKNGELPDDMELIGKTISDICYHNAKNYFDF, translated from the coding sequence ATGAAATCTTTTATTACAGATCAATTTTTATTACAAAATAAATACGCGGAAGAATTATACTTCAATTTCGCAGAAAAACAGCCAATCATCGATTATCACAATCATTTGATTCCTAAAGATATTGCTGAAGATACGGTTTTCGAAAATATTTCTAAAGTTTGGATTGCGGGCGATCATTACAAATGGCGTGCAATGCGTACGATGGGTGTGAACGAAAGATTCATCACAGGTGACGCAACAGACAAAGAAAAATTCGAGGCTTGGGCAAAAACAGTTCCTTATACATTAAGAAATCCTTTGTACCACTGGACGCATTTAGAATTAAAGCGTTATTTCGGAATCGATGAATTATTAAACGAAAAAAACGCATCAGATATTTACGACAACATCACGGCACAGCTTCAGACTCCTGAAAAGTCGACAAGAGGTTTGCTGAAAATGATGAACGTAGAATCTTTGTGCACGACTGAAGATCCGATTGATGTTTTAAATTATCATCAGGATTTGGCAAAAAGTGATTTCAGCATCAAAGTAAGTACAGCTTTCCGTCCAGATAAAGCAATTTTAATTGAAAACCACAACTTCGCAGACTATATTTCTAAATTGGGTGAGTCAGCTGGAATTGAAATCAACTCTTACCAGACTTTATGCGATGCTTTAATCAAGAGGATTGAATATTTCCACGAAAACGGATGCAGATTGTGCGACCACGGATTGAACAATATTTCTTTCGAGGAAGCTTCAGAAGCTGAAGTGAGCGCAATTTTCAATGATAAAATTTCAGGAAAAGTGATTGCTGAAAAGCAGGTAAATCAGTTCAAAACTGCGATTTTATTATTCTTAGGCGAAACATATCACAAATTCGGATGGGTTCAGCAGTTCCACTTGGGAGCATTGAGAAACAACAACGAAAGAATGCACAGAATTTTAGGTCCTGATACAGGCTGGGATTCTATCGGTGACTTCGTTCAGGCTGAAACTTTGTCTAAATTGCTAAACGCTTTAGACGGAAAAGACAAACTGACCAAAACAATTTTATATAACTTAAATCCTGCCGACAACGAAATTTTCGCTACAATGATAGGGAATTTCAATGACGGCAGTATCAAAGGAAAGGTACAGTTCGGATCGGGCTGGTGGTTTTTGGATCAGAAAGACGGAATGATCAAGCAGATGAATGCCCTTTCAAACATGGGATTGATTAGCTGTTTCGTAGGAATGTTGACAGATTCAAGAAGTTTCTTATCTTACCCGAGACACGAATACTTCAGAAGAGTGTTGTGTAATCTTTTCGGAGAAGAAATGAAAAACGGCGAATTGCCGGATGATATGGAACTGATTGGGAAAACTATTTCCGATATTTGTTATCATAATGCTAAAAATTATTTCGATTTTTAA
- the kduI gene encoding 5-dehydro-4-deoxy-D-glucuronate isomerase, whose product MTKSEFRYAHHPEDVKKYTTEDLRREFLMNDLFNEDQINVVYSMYDRMIVGGAMPVKSVLKLEPTDDLKAENFLDRRELGIINVGAAGKVTVDGEVFELENKEALYIGKGAKDVVFENGNEGQTLFYFNSAPAHHTFPTKKITKNEAEIVELGEAKYANRRTINKLIVNSVLETCQLQMGMTELHEGSVWNTMPSHTHTRRMEAYFYFDLEEGQAVSHFLGQPNETRHIFMKNNEAVLSPEWSIHSGVGTSNYTFIWGMAGENMDYGDMDAVKTNELK is encoded by the coding sequence ATGACAAAATCAGAATTTCGTTACGCCCATCATCCCGAAGATGTAAAAAAATATACAACTGAAGACCTGAGAAGGGAGTTTTTAATGAATGATTTATTCAATGAAGATCAAATCAATGTAGTGTATTCTATGTACGACAGAATGATCGTGGGTGGTGCAATGCCTGTAAAAAGCGTATTGAAACTGGAGCCTACTGATGATCTGAAGGCAGAAAACTTTCTAGACAGAAGAGAATTGGGAATCATCAACGTAGGTGCTGCCGGAAAGGTAACCGTTGATGGAGAGGTTTTCGAGCTTGAAAATAAGGAAGCTTTATACATAGGAAAAGGAGCAAAAGATGTTGTTTTTGAAAACGGAAATGAAGGTCAGACTTTATTCTATTTCAATTCAGCTCCTGCGCATCACACTTTCCCTACAAAGAAAATCACTAAAAACGAAGCTGAAATTGTAGAATTGGGAGAAGCAAAATACGCAAACAGACGAACAATCAACAAATTGATTGTCAACAGCGTATTGGAAACCTGCCAGCTGCAAATGGGAATGACCGAGTTGCACGAAGGAAGTGTTTGGAACACGATGCCTTCTCACACGCATACCCGTAGAATGGAAGCTTATTTTTATTTCGATCTTGAAGAAGGGCAGGCGGTAAGTCATTTTCTTGGCCAGCCGAATGAGACCCGTCATATCTTTATGAAAAACAATGAAGCAGTCTTGTCTCCGGAATGGTCTATTCACTCAGGGGTTGGTACTTCCAACTACACTTTTATCTGGGGAATGGCAGGAGAAAATATGGATTATGGCGACATGGACGCTGTTAAAACTAACGAACTAAAGTAA
- a CDS encoding TonB-dependent receptor — translation MNKKVQSIKWLYLTVFLLPVLGFAQEKGKEKETNIDEVVLVGYTKVSKKDVTNAVSSVKAEALKDMPVNSAAEAIQGRLAGVQVQTSEGSPGAEVDIKVRGGTSITGSNAPLYIVDGVQMDNAMSLLTPKEIESIEVLKDASSTSIYGSRGANGVVLITTKSGKKRATTSINYNGFTGVRKIMNTLDVLDPYEFVMYQYELYNKNGVEADVLAFATRYGTYNELGTKYSNVKRRDWQDELFGKEAFNFTHNLTVNGGSEKSAFALTLNHVDEDGIMLKSGFKRSMVNFKYDYDISKKLKIGFNARYSRSLINGVGTSSSGSQSNNRLRNAVRYQPFEGGSNIPVDDFDPNYATNTNLVNPLILNDNEVRDNRSNDLLLNGYINWNISKDITFRSVIGYVQRDIITNQFWGTVTSQARANADMPIVQLDRSQSRRITNTNTLNYTKKFGKHKLDVLLGQEIIQTDGETSNTYVKWFPKSILPEEAFANIAAATPPAGLIQDAARTGVLAPDRLASFFGRVNYIFDNKYILTASVRADGSNVFMKGNQWGYFPAASLAWKIKEEKFLKDVNWLDELKLRVGYGLSGNNRITSYLWANFYNINANNGYVFGTSVTPGAAISTTQANPNVKWEATVSKNAGIDFELFNGRLYGSVDGYITDTKDLLVLAKVPFPGYSNQFQNSGKTQNRGLEFTLGGVIVNKEDFTWKTDINLSANRNKILSLGSGVRPGQDSYLVQSGGIGGFDFIAKVGSSVGTYYGYVTEGRYEISDFDYNAVTQVYTLKAGVPSSSAIALGAKAVQPGDLKLKDLNGDGQITDADREELGSAQPKFYGGFNQTFRYKNFDMSLFFNFSVGNKVYNANKIENTTQYLYRDNNMAAEVADRWRWFDNNGVKVNDPTALAALNANTTMWTPPTGQYILHSYGIEDGSFLRLNNVTLGFTLPKGSLEAVGVKNFRLYATVNNVFVITKYSGYDPEASTRRNPLTPGVDYSAYPRSRFFVTGVDITF, via the coding sequence ATGAATAAAAAAGTACAATCGATAAAGTGGTTATATTTAACTGTTTTCCTGCTTCCCGTACTTGGCTTTGCGCAGGAGAAAGGTAAAGAAAAAGAAACCAACATTGACGAAGTGGTTTTGGTAGGTTATACCAAGGTTTCTAAAAAAGACGTTACGAATGCCGTATCTTCTGTAAAAGCTGAAGCTTTAAAAGATATGCCGGTAAACAGTGCTGCTGAAGCAATTCAGGGTAGATTAGCCGGGGTACAGGTTCAGACGAGTGAAGGTTCGCCAGGTGCAGAGGTGGACATCAAAGTAAGAGGTGGTACTTCTATCACAGGAAGTAATGCACCCCTTTACATTGTAGACGGTGTGCAGATGGATAATGCAATGTCTCTTTTAACCCCAAAAGAAATTGAATCAATCGAAGTTCTGAAAGATGCTTCATCTACATCCATCTACGGTTCCAGAGGAGCGAATGGTGTAGTTTTGATCACAACAAAAAGTGGTAAAAAAAGAGCAACTACTTCAATTAATTACAACGGATTTACAGGAGTAAGAAAAATCATGAACACATTGGATGTTCTTGATCCTTACGAATTTGTAATGTATCAGTACGAATTGTATAACAAAAATGGTGTAGAAGCTGACGTATTGGCTTTCGCAACAAGATATGGTACTTACAACGAACTAGGAACTAAGTACAGCAACGTTAAAAGAAGAGACTGGCAAGACGAATTATTCGGTAAGGAAGCTTTTAACTTTACGCACAACCTTACGGTAAATGGTGGTTCTGAAAAATCTGCTTTTGCATTAACATTAAATCATGTGGACGAAGATGGTATCATGCTGAAATCAGGCTTTAAAAGAAGCATGGTTAACTTTAAATATGATTACGACATCAGCAAGAAACTGAAAATCGGATTTAATGCAAGATACAGCAGATCATTAATCAATGGTGTGGGTACATCAAGCTCAGGCTCTCAAAGTAATAATAGACTAAGAAATGCTGTAAGGTATCAGCCTTTCGAAGGTGGATCTAATATTCCTGTTGATGATTTTGATCCTAACTACGCTACAAATACCAACTTGGTTAATCCTTTGATTTTAAATGACAACGAAGTAAGAGACAACAGATCAAACGATTTACTATTAAATGGTTATATCAACTGGAACATTTCAAAAGATATTACTTTCAGAAGTGTAATCGGTTACGTTCAGAGAGACATCATTACCAACCAGTTTTGGGGTACGGTTACATCACAGGCAAGAGCTAATGCTGATATGCCAATCGTACAATTAGATAGATCTCAATCTAGAAGAATTACCAATACCAATACATTAAACTATACTAAAAAATTTGGTAAGCATAAATTAGATGTTTTATTAGGTCAGGAGATCATTCAGACAGATGGTGAAACAAGTAACACTTATGTAAAATGGTTCCCAAAATCTATCCTTCCTGAAGAAGCATTTGCGAACATTGCCGCAGCTACTCCCCCAGCCGGTTTAATTCAAGATGCTGCAAGAACAGGAGTCTTGGCACCAGACCGTTTGGCTTCATTTTTCGGACGTGTAAACTATATTTTTGATAACAAATACATCCTTACAGCATCAGTAAGAGCTGACGGATCTAATGTATTTATGAAAGGAAACCAGTGGGGGTATTTCCCGGCGGCTTCCCTAGCTTGGAAAATCAAAGAAGAAAAATTCCTAAAGGATGTTAATTGGTTAGATGAATTAAAACTTCGTGTGGGTTACGGTCTTTCCGGAAACAACAGAATAACGTCTTATCTTTGGGCCAACTTCTACAATATCAATGCAAACAACGGGTATGTATTTGGAACTTCAGTGACACCGGGAGCTGCAATTTCTACTACACAGGCTAACCCTAATGTAAAATGGGAGGCTACCGTATCTAAAAATGCAGGTATTGATTTTGAATTGTTCAACGGAAGACTATATGGTAGTGTAGACGGATATATTACTGACACAAAAGATCTATTGGTTTTAGCAAAAGTTCCTTTCCCTGGATATTCAAACCAATTTCAGAATTCAGGTAAGACTCAAAACAGAGGGTTAGAATTTACTCTTGGTGGAGTGATCGTTAACAAAGAAGACTTCACATGGAAAACAGATATTAACCTTTCTGCTAACAGAAACAAAATTTTGAGTTTAGGGAGCGGTGTTCGTCCGGGACAAGATTCATATTTGGTTCAATCGGGAGGTATCGGAGGTTTCGACTTTATCGCTAAAGTAGGAAGCTCTGTAGGAACCTATTACGGATATGTAACTGAAGGAAGATACGAAATCAGTGATTTTGATTACAATGCTGTAACACAGGTTTACACTTTAAAAGCAGGAGTTCCTAGCAGCAGCGCAATAGCATTAGGCGCAAAAGCCGTACAACCCGGAGATCTTAAATTAAAAGATTTAAATGGTGACGGACAGATTACTGATGCAGACAGAGAAGAATTAGGAAGTGCTCAGCCTAAGTTTTATGGAGGTTTTAATCAAACTTTCCGTTACAAAAACTTCGATATGAGTTTATTCTTTAATTTCTCAGTTGGAAACAAAGTCTATAACGCTAATAAAATAGAGAACACCACTCAATACTTATACAGAGACAACAACATGGCTGCAGAAGTGGCAGACAGATGGAGATGGTTTGATAACAACGGGGTAAAAGTGAACGATCCTACTGCTTTGGCAGCATTGAACGCAAACACTACAATGTGGACGCCACCAACTGGACAATACATTTTACATTCTTACGGAATCGAAGACGGTTCTTTCTTGAGACTGAACAACGTTACTTTAGGATTCACATTACCAAAAGGTTCTTTGGAAGCTGTAGGGGTTAAAAATTTCAGATTGTACGCAACAGTTAACAACGTATTTGTTATTACAAAATACTCAGGTTATGATCCTGAAGCGAGTACAAGAAGAAATCCGTTAACTCCGGGAGTTGATTATTCAGCCTATCCTAGAAGCAGATTTTTTGTAACAGGTGTAGATATCACTTTCTAA
- a CDS encoding tagaturonate reductase, with product MENQTKQKLNRQNSGIDTKLPIKIVQFGGGNFMRGFTDYVIDKLNKEADFNAGIVNIQPTPNGSVHKLEEQGNLYTLFSRGIKKGEIIDEKCVISAIQKSVNPYSDYNSFLELAKEEELEFVFSNTTETGIAYDETENTYEGPHKNFPAKVAVLLHERYKHFNGAADKGLRIIPCELIEENAVVLKGIILKYAQLWNLDEGFAEWVENSNHFHNTLVDRIVPGYPKDDAATYEDQLDYEDPMMVVSETFLLWVIQGGEDLKQRIPFDQINEQILVVDNIQPYRLRKVRILNGGHTLMLAPAILAGKEIVKEAIDDQFIGTFLSESIFNEVNQTLGLDENELKEFAEEVFDRFRNPFIKHHLASIALYFVSKFKVRVLPSLLTYVERNNKLPLNLTFSLASLIRFYQGSFGEKSLPLNDEEAIVNRFREIWKNEDYEVVSEQALSEKLFWDTDLTQLEGLKAAVAKALYEIDHNEMETAYKNFIQSYS from the coding sequence ATGGAAAATCAGACAAAACAAAAATTAAACCGTCAAAATAGCGGTATAGATACAAAATTACCAATCAAAATCGTACAGTTCGGGGGAGGAAACTTCATGCGTGGATTTACAGATTATGTAATTGATAAATTAAACAAAGAAGCAGATTTCAACGCAGGAATTGTCAATATTCAGCCGACACCCAACGGTTCAGTTCACAAACTTGAAGAACAGGGGAATCTTTATACTTTATTTTCAAGGGGAATTAAGAAAGGAGAAATCATCGATGAGAAATGCGTGATTTCGGCGATTCAGAAGTCGGTAAATCCTTATTCAGATTACAACAGTTTCTTGGAGTTGGCAAAAGAAGAAGAACTTGAATTTGTTTTTTCAAATACAACCGAAACTGGAATTGCCTACGACGAAACTGAAAATACCTACGAAGGTCCGCACAAAAATTTCCCTGCGAAAGTAGCGGTTTTACTTCACGAAAGATACAAGCATTTCAATGGGGCAGCAGACAAAGGTTTAAGAATTATTCCTTGCGAGCTGATTGAAGAAAATGCGGTTGTTTTAAAAGGAATTATTTTAAAATATGCCCAACTTTGGAATTTAGATGAAGGTTTTGCAGAATGGGTTGAAAACAGTAATCACTTCCACAATACTTTGGTCGACAGAATTGTTCCGGGCTATCCGAAAGATGATGCTGCGACGTATGAAGACCAGTTGGATTATGAAGACCCGATGATGGTGGTTTCAGAAACATTCCTTTTATGGGTGATTCAGGGAGGTGAAGATTTAAAACAGAGAATTCCTTTTGATCAGATCAACGAACAGATTTTGGTGGTGGATAATATCCAGCCATACCGTTTAAGAAAGGTCAGAATTCTGAATGGCGGACATACTTTGATGTTGGCTCCGGCCATTTTAGCAGGAAAAGAAATCGTAAAAGAAGCGATTGATGACCAGTTTATCGGAACTTTTTTAAGCGAATCGATATTTAATGAAGTCAACCAGACTTTAGGGTTAGATGAAAATGAACTGAAAGAATTTGCGGAAGAAGTATTCGACAGATTCAGAAATCCTTTTATCAAGCATCATTTGGCAAGTATCGCTTTATATTTTGTTTCTAAATTTAAAGTAAGAGTCCTTCCGAGTTTACTGACTTATGTTGAAAGAAATAACAAACTTCCATTGAACTTAACGTTCTCTCTGGCAAGTTTAATCAGATTCTATCAGGGAAGTTTTGGTGAAAAATCTCTTCCTCTGAATGACGAAGAAGCCATCGTAAACAGATTCAGGGAAATCTGGAAAAACGAAGATTACGAAGTGGTTTCAGAACAGGCGTTAAGCGAAAAACTGTTTTGGGATACCGACCTTACACAGTTGGAAGGCCTGAAAGCCGCAGTTGCAAAAGCATTGTACGAAATCGACCACAATGAAATGGAAACTGCCTACAAAAATTTTATTCAATCTTATTCTTAA
- a CDS encoding MFS transporter: protein MSSVKSIKPTQYRWTICLLLFLATTINYLDRQVLSLTWKDFIAPEFHWNNNDYGNITALFSIFYAVGMLFAGKFVDFMDTKKGFLWAIGVWSVGAVLHAFCGIATSGILTGTWTAGFHGSKELIGTVSNTSAIISTSVTLFVFARFVLAIGEAGNFPAAIKTTAEYFPKKDRAFSTSIWNAGATVGALAAPLTIPFIAKSMGWEWAFIIIGALGFVWMGLWVFVYKKPHLHKRVNEHELTYINQDQDDLPNEDTSVPEKVFTFKECFSYRQTWAFAFGKFMTDGVWWFFLFWTPAYLSSVYGMDSTESALPLFVLYMITLLSIIGGWLPKYFVEKKGMNAYNGRMKAMLIFAFFPLLALLAQPLGTITYWLPVLIIGVAGAAHQAWSANIFSTVGDMFPKKAIATITGIGGMAGGIGSFIINKSSGVLFDHAHKAWSTVDGVPLLEKYPQYVNDRLPDGFFEQLEKSGAVVSDGIDKGYMIIFSICAVAYLIAWVVMKSLVPKYKVISK from the coding sequence ATGAGTTCAGTTAAATCTATTAAGCCGACACAATACAGGTGGACGATCTGTCTTCTTTTATTTCTCGCCACCACGATCAATTATCTGGATCGTCAGGTTTTATCTTTGACATGGAAAGATTTTATCGCACCGGAATTTCACTGGAATAACAATGATTACGGAAACATCACCGCATTATTTTCTATATTTTATGCAGTGGGAATGCTTTTCGCAGGAAAGTTTGTGGATTTCATGGATACCAAAAAAGGTTTCCTTTGGGCAATCGGAGTTTGGTCTGTGGGGGCAGTTCTACACGCATTCTGTGGAATCGCAACTTCAGGAATTCTTACAGGAACTTGGACGGCCGGTTTTCATGGTTCTAAAGAATTGATCGGAACAGTTTCCAACACTTCTGCAATCATCAGTACGAGTGTTACTTTATTTGTTTTTGCACGTTTCGTATTGGCGATTGGTGAGGCAGGAAATTTCCCGGCAGCGATCAAAACTACGGCAGAATATTTTCCTAAAAAAGACAGAGCATTTTCTACAAGTATCTGGAACGCAGGAGCAACTGTTGGAGCATTGGCAGCACCGCTTACCATTCCATTCATTGCAAAATCAATGGGTTGGGAATGGGCATTTATTATCATTGGTGCTTTAGGATTTGTATGGATGGGACTTTGGGTTTTCGTTTACAAAAAACCTCATTTACACAAGAGAGTTAACGAGCACGAACTAACTTACATCAATCAGGATCAGGATGATCTTCCGAATGAAGACACTTCAGTTCCTGAAAAAGTATTTACGTTCAAAGAATGTTTCAGCTACAGACAGACCTGGGCTTTTGCCTTCGGAAAGTTCATGACAGACGGCGTTTGGTGGTTCTTTTTATTCTGGACACCGGCTTATTTAAGTTCGGTTTACGGAATGGATTCCACAGAAAGTGCATTGCCACTATTCGTACTTTACATGATTACTTTATTGTCTATCATCGGCGGATGGCTTCCAAAATATTTTGTTGAAAAGAAAGGAATGAACGCTTACAACGGGAGAATGAAAGCGATGTTGATTTTCGCATTTTTCCCTCTATTAGCACTTTTAGCACAACCTTTAGGAACAATTACGTATTGGTTACCTGTTTTAATTATCGGAGTTGCAGGAGCGGCACATCAGGCTTGGTCGGCAAACATTTTCTCAACCGTAGGCGATATGTTCCCGAAAAAAGCCATCGCAACGATCACAGGAATTGGCGGAATGGCAGGGGGAATCGGATCATTTATCATTAATAAATCTTCAGGAGTTTTATTCGATCACGCCCACAAAGCCTGGTCAACAGTAGATGGAGTTCCGTTATTGGAAAAATATCCTCAATACGTAAACGATCGTTTGCCGGATGGATTTTTTGAGCAGTTGGAAAAGTCAGGAGCCGTAGTTTCAGACGGAATTGACAAAGGATACATGATCATTTTCTCAATTTGCGCAGTCGCTTATCTGATTGCATGGGTCGTAATGAAATCATTGGTTCCTAAATATAAGGTAATCAGTAAATAG